AATGTAGTTAAAGCCATCGACGCAAAAGACGCTGAAAAAGCTCAAGCTGCATACGTTCTGGCTGTGCCAGTTATCGACCGTATGGCCGATAAAGGCATCATCCACAAGAACAAGGCTGCTCGTCATAAGAGCCGTCTGAATGGCCACGTCAAGGCACTGAAAGAAGCTGCCTGATCGACGTAGTCATTAAAAAACCGACCTTAGGGTCGGTTTTTTATTGCCTGTAATTTAATAAATGCAGCGCAAAAAAATGTAGGAGTGAGCCTGCTCGCGAATGCGATCTGCCAGTTGATAGCTCTATCGACTGACACGACCTCTTCGCGAGCAGGCTCGCTCCCACATTTGTATCTGCGGGGTTACTGCTGGACCGGCACCCACGGCAGGATCGGGATCGCAGTGACCGCATTCTGCGGACTGCCTTCGATCAAGCGGTCGCTGTAGACCAGATACACCAGCGTGTTGCGCTTCTTGTCCAGGAAGCGCACCACCTGCATCGTTTTGAATACCAGCGAGGTGCGCTCCTTGAACACCTCATCGCCATCCTTCAGGTCACCCTTGAATTTGATCGGGCCGACCTGGCGACAGGCGATCGACGCTTCCGCACGATCCTCCGCCAGACCCAGACCGCCCTTCACGCCACCGGTTTTAGCCCGCGACAGGTAGCACGTCACGCCCTCAACCTTGGGATCGTCAAAAGCCTCGACGACAATGCGGTCGTTCGGGCCAACGAACTTGAACACCGTCGACACCTGGCCGATTTCCTCGGCCGAGGCCAGCAATGGCAGCGCCATCAACAAGCCCAACAATCCTTTCGCTAAACGCATCGAGTTTTCCTTAGACCAGAATCAGATTGTCACGGTGGACCAGTTCCGGCTCCGCCATGTACCCCAGCACACCGACAATCGCGTCGGACGACTGACCGATGATTTTCTGCGCTTCCAGCGCACTGTAATTGGCCAAACCACGGGCAATCTCGCGACCATCCGGCGCCACGCAGACCACCATTTCACCGCGACGGAAACTGCCCTGAACCAGTTTGACGCCCACCGGCAGCAGGCTCTTGTTGCCTTTGGACAACGCGGACACCGCGCCATCATCCAGTACCAGCGTGCCACGCGTTTGCAGGTGCCCGGCCAACCATTGCTTGCGCGCCGCGAGCATGCCGCGCTCCGGCGACAGCAATGTACCGATGCGCTCGCCAGCCTTCAGGCGATCGAGCACACGCTCCAGACGCCCACCGACAATGATCGTGTGCGCACCGGAACGCGCGGCCAGACGCGCCGCACGCAACTTGGTCTGCATCCCGC
This window of the Pseudomonas fluorescens genome carries:
- a CDS encoding CreA family protein produces the protein MRLAKGLLGLLMALPLLASAEEIGQVSTVFKFVGPNDRIVVEAFDDPKVEGVTCYLSRAKTGGVKGGLGLAEDRAEASIACRQVGPIKFKGDLKDGDEVFKERTSLVFKTMQVVRFLDKKRNTLVYLVYSDRLIEGSPQNAVTAIPILPWVPVQQ
- the rpsT gene encoding 30S ribosomal protein S20, which translates into the protein MANSPSAKKRAKQAEKRRSHNASLRSMVRTYIKNVVKAIDAKDAEKAQAAYVLAVPVIDRMADKGIIHKNKAARHKSRLNGHVKALKEAA